GACCAATTCAGTTATTTGAGGGATTGTCTCCAAGAGAACAATTGTTCACAACAATTATTATTACAAaagaatttaatattaaatcttacataaaaatatactgGCAGTAGTTTTGACCCTAGAGAAATCTGAGCAACAAGCATGTGAGTCACTGAAACTGTAGTTTTACAAAGGGGTAACAATGTGTagtatcactttttttttttttttttacagagaagATTGTGCCTACCCTTACATTATTAGCTCTGTACTTAGAGGCATAAGATTCATGGTATGTTCCAGGGACAGAGCTGTACTTCACAATAGATGTGCCTGTATGCTGCATGGGTTTGCTCCATGTCTGAAACTAAAATGTTCAGAGTGAAAAGTTcactcttaaaatgaaatacttcagtCCACCTGTTTCCAAGGAGTGTACTGAACTCGGgctagacattttaaaaattacaaaatttaaattatctttttacCTGCACAGCATATACTGCTAAGAGTAAGAGTAATTTATATGAATTGATTACCTGACTTATGgtcattttaacaaaaaaaattcttctgcatATTTATATAGTCACCAGCTTGATCAATTGCTGATCATGTACATAAAGTTAAACAGGAAGTCAAACTTATTTTGAGACAGCAAATAACTTGATGCAAGATGAGCAGTTGCAATGTTAAAATGTTGTGAATTTCAAATATTCCTTTCAGATTGTGATTGCTTTTCTTGGAGTcctcctggctccagctcctgccgATAAGGTAAGTATAGTGCTAGATGCAATTATACACTGCTCTCATAAGAACCAGTGGTCTTTAGTTGTAACATCTGTAAAAtataattctgaaaatgaagctgtaTTCAAAATTTGACACTTAGcttgaaactgcattttttatactaaagaaaatatttaagtggTGATATATCAGGCAAAAAACGTCAGCTTCTAGGTACGAAATCAGCAACAAATTCTGTCTTGAGATTAGCATAAATACTGTAAAGTATTTATGAAAGTAATTGTGTGGGGAGAGACCAATGGTAGCATGAAGGACCTGATcacaaaatacagtgaaatactATAAATTACTCTCTGCCTGCAAATTCCTCCTGGGGAAAGGACAATAAGGACAATTCATACCTTCCTagaaatttttcttccaagttgAACTCTGAATATTCAGTTTAGTTTTtaactttaaagaaaaccaTCCAGTgtttaaaagtaaatgtaaacTTTTCCACCTGGTCTAGTAGGCATTCTGTACAGGGTGTCAGGGAGGAAGGAATGGAGCAGTAATGTTATTAAAGCTTGTCTGTCTTCACAAGGTAGATGCCATCAGATATAAATCAAAAACAGGGCTTGATAAAGCCTGAATGTAAGGTTTGACACAAAAGTACTAATGGCTTCCCAGCCTCCCCTCTGAGGCTGGAATTTATCTCCCTTTTACTCTGGTCTCCAAGAGCAATCATTTTCCAAAGCATGGTTACTACATCAATAGTGTGAAAGTCAAATGAGAATCTCCAAACCTAAATCCTTACCTTCTTTAATCTTGTTCAAAAATCAgaacagcaaggaaaacattAAGAGGTACCATGGTGAATATTCACACTATCCTTTGGATGACACTGCAGTCGACTCCGGCTCAAATAAGCACTCTGAGATCTGGAAAACTGTCTGGGACACCAAGACTGTAAGTGGCTGCCACCATGGCTCAAACAGctttttcacttctgctgtgAAGATTATGGTGAAATTTGGCACTGGGTAGAAACTGGTGTTACTTGGTCGGTCTCTTCTTGATTAAAATGTAAGATACATAATAACGGCCAGAGAAAATCCTAGGAGACAATCAACCAAGTAATCAAGTTGTACAACTCGATTCCATGAATTCAGCAAAGATCatacaaagctgctttttctcaAGCAGCTGAGAAACCTGAGTTAGTACTTAGATTAGCACTGGAAAAGaatcaaatgtttttcagaaacaccTAAGCTTTGTCAGTGAGATTTTAGAagagatgctttaaaaatgctctCACTTAACCATTTTATAAATTCTGTTGCACTATATGCTGCACTGATTTTCAACAGCGAACTCCTTCACCCGGCCTAAGCAGGATCATACACATAGCATTAGTGCTGAAGgcaatttattttaccttttatcAAAGCCCATTGTTAGTCTCCATGACACATTTACCTAaacaatatatttgaaaaacattattttccttcctatgATTATTTGTATGTTACCTTCCTATGATTACGTGTATGTTATaaagccttttatttcttctttttatttatttagttcaGTGCTTCTCTCTAGCAATCCACTTCTCTTTCACTGAATATTTCACTgtatatatactgtatatatatatactgcaacaagataaaagtttttgttattgttttttttttttttttgtttattttaatagggCTACATTGCAACCAAGGTATTTACAAAAAAGACCTGCATCATTAGTAAAGCTGACACAAGATTCTTCTTCCCTGCTAATGAACGATTTTCTGCACCACCTCAGGGAGACAAGGTAGGCTGGTGAATGAAAGTGCTGAGAAAGCTGATTGGCTGCCTGTGAAAAGCATTTGTTCTACACCcacaaaagggagaaaaagatcATAAACTGGAGTTTCTCAGCAGGACTGAGTCACTCTAGAAGTTTAGTCTCTAGTTTTCTTAAAAGCTGCATTGCACTTGAATAATTCCTTCTCCATTATGAAAGTGTGGATTtgatactctttttttttttttcttttctaaatgctgtattctgggtttgtttctttaacaCTTAGGAGTCTAGACCTCAGCACCTTCCACCCAGAGAGAATCGTTACATTATCTCAAAAAACAGACTCCATAACTTGCGCCCATATGGAGAACGCATTCAAAATCTGTGCCAAGGAACACCCTCTTACTTTGCTTACCCAACCCCTGGTAAGTATACTAGGAACTAGTGTTTTGTAtaccaaaataaacattaataagattgCAAATAAGGATTAAATAAAGGTTTAAGTGAAAATGAATCAGCTAATTATTGAAATCCTGCGTTTTTCTATTAGTTTTTATAAATCAGTGAGTGCGTAgtcaagggaagaaaagcaggtcTGCCACTCTCCTGCATACAAATGGGAGATCGTGCTACTTCAGGAAGGCTCTAGCTGCGGAAGagagtctgatttttttcaggcaacttcatgcatatatatacactgcatgcatatatatatatatatatatatatacttcatGCATATATAATATACTGATGCCCTAGGTACCACAGGTGCAGCCACAGTACAATTTTGAGACTCAAAATCCAATTTGCAGATTAGACTTTCGTCTAAGAAGATTGCACTAACAGTTGCTTGTACTATACATTCAGAAAAAGCACCTAGATTGTTAATCTGAGATTTTGGTAAATTCGACATTTTCTGGGGTAAGAACATGCTGTTAGAAAAAATTCACCTATGTTGTTCTCCTATTTTCTCACTCCAAATCTAATCagcctttttctttacttttaggCTCAAACTTTTTAAGGGAAGATGTCCCATGTTTGAAAGCTAACatgaaaaaagtgttatttgtTTACTGTGGTTTATAGATCTTTTCCTGGTTAaatttggaagaagaaattagACCTGTGTACCCATGaagatactttttcttttctttttttttccttcttttcttggTAATCTTATCTTGATCATATTTTCAATCATTTATCTGccttcttttctgctctctgtgaAGCTTAGTGTCTCTCAGTAAAATTCATCATTAACCTGCACTggtctgtgctgtgtttttactgatccttttaaaaagcagaaataaccCCAAAGAAAAGTTCCTAAACTACCATTCCTACAAAATCCCATTTTAGGCTTTTAAATCAGATCCTGTAGTATTTCCCAATGAGATTTCAAATTACCATAAGAAATTTCTCAGCATTGCTAAAAGCAAATGGTGTTACCTACTGCATAACTATATTTGAAAGAATTAAATACTGTGGTATGAAAGCAAGCGTATTTctgagttattttaatttatcttaTTACTAAAAAACTACATTCTACAgtgttttataagaaaaaaaaattataagcaTTGCAGTGAATTATAGCCAATTGAAAATAGGCACACTATTGCTCTgataaacacagaaatcaaGCTTTCAATAACAGTATTATTGCGCGTTGCTGAAATGCAGCCTGTAGTTGAATACAGGTGTTATTTAACAAtgtttcacaaatatttaacacaggaaataaaagaacataCCCTAACCAAATAAAAGCACAGTTGGAAATTTTAGAATAGAATTGTCATTAGGccaaaataaaggcagaatgGCTGGGACTTGTTTATACCGCTGGTCTGAAAGGATAAATTCAGTAACTAGGGCTGGCTGGATGATATCAGATCTTCACCTTTCCTCCTTGCTCAGATGTCCTGTCCCTAGAATTTGAGGCAAGTTAACCTATGAGACACCTTATCATTCATGAAAGTCAAGGGTTactttacagaatcacagaagcacagaatggctgaggttggaagggacctctgaagatcatctagtccagccccttgctgagcaggatcacctagagcacattgcacaggatggcatccaggcaagttttgaatgtctccagagaaggagactccacaacctctctgggcagcctgtcccagagctctgtcaccctcccagtaaggaagtgccccctcatactcagacagaacctcctgtgcttcagtttgtgcctctCATCCTCTTGCTAGGCACAAGTGAAGAGAGACCGgttccatcctcttgacaccctcccctcagatatttatatacattgatgaggtctccccttagtcttctcttttccaggttaAACAGGTCCAGTTCTCTCAGTCTGTCCtcgtacgacaggtgctccagtcctctaatcatcttagtagccctcctctggactcactccagcagctccatgtccctcttgtattggggagcccagaactggacacagtactctccagcaggtcacctCCCTAGCCTGTAttggtgcttggggttattcctccctaggtgcaggaccctgcacttgccttaGCTGAACTTCAAGATGCTCCCCTCGGCCCAACCCTCCAGTttgttgaggtccctctgaatggcagcacagccctcttgGGGAATCAGCCCCTCCTCTGGGTCAAGGATGCAGCAGCCTGTCCTGTTCAGTAAAATGTTTGTTGGCTCTTTACTagttaactgaaattaaaaccaaatctTGACTGTCTGCacccaaaaatattttagcaccTCCAAAGAAAAGTAACCATATGGCTGCAGTATTTAAACAAAGCTTCTGTCCGACTTGCCTGGGGTTTTTGGAGAgaattccttcctcttttccagctttATCCTGCATTTTCCCTGAGATAAAGCAGGCACAGCACTCATACTTATCTGATAGCTTGTCACTGGGAAATGTCTCTCCAGGGGCCTTCTAGCCCCTGAAGACTATGAGCCAGACCCTGTGGCAGATGATGACTCAGAGTCCCATGAGGCAGCAGAGATCAGAGTGGGCATGCAGAGGACAGCAACCTTGCGAGGTCCAGAGATACTCTCTTGCTCAAGCCAGAGCCTCAATAGCCTTCTCCctccacaaaagaaaaatcacctcCAGTTTACATGCAGAAAACATTGGAAGCAAGGTCCAGCTTCTTGATATGCTACTTTTAACTTCATGCACATAGTTTCCAGTTATTATATTATTACACATTGCAATGCCTTTATCCAATGAAATTGGCCTGAAAAACTTCAGTTAACCCTGTGTACTACAGTATcatttcacaaactttgtaGATGAAAGAGAACTGCTACTGAAGCaattaaataaagtatttttgttttccagaccttaggaatttaatttcagtattaCATTCTGACTGGTTTCTTGCTCTAATTAGGATGTCATTACATTTCACAATGTACATTAGTCAAGTTTAAACTGATCCAGGTTTAAACTGTGAggtcaaaataataataataataataatcatcatcatcatcatcatcacagTAAAATGTCTGTGTAAGTACAGAGATATATAGCTATTATTAACAGTGCAGAAAATTGGAGTTGCTTGCAAGAAGAAATCCTGCCCAACAAAGAACAGGCCTGTACTTTATTGGCAAACACACTTTCCATGATACACAGTTTAGATTCTTTGAGGGCAAGCCATAAGCATGCCACTTCAGCATTACAAAGCAGAGGGTTTTAGTTTGtatctctatttttctcttatccCACAGCAGGCAGAATATGAAGATTCAcctgcatttacattttaaaaaaccacctgaaaaaatgtattgacagaaaaaaaatcaaaatcatttgAGTTTAATTAAAAGGCCATAAAATAATCTAATAAATGAACTTGAATAAAATTCAAGATACCGAGAAAACCTgatgttttattattactattactaatAGAGAgctttattattactattattacacaccaaaaaaaaaaaagataatattcaCAATTGACACCCTCAACAAAGGGTATAACACCAGGCTTCagggaaaaccaaaccaaaccaaaccaaaccaaacaacaaaacctccACAAACGTAAATGAATATGGGATCCAAAGCACGTGCCTGGGCTACTCCCACCTCAGGCTGCTGAAGCGCGACAGCCCCTGCCCTCGCTGCTGCCTCAGGAGggtttttctgccatttttcgTGGTCCTTAATCCCCTTCCTGTCACACACCCGCTCACCCCTCGGAGCcccccctccacacacacacatcccagGAACCGCTTCAGGGCAGCTCTTCTGCCCTTTGCCTCCCTTTTCTGCATCTCAACAAAGACAAGCTTTTTCATTCGTCTAGCAAAGGTTTCATTCCTGTCAAGCAGCGTGAGAAGGCAGTTTCCTTCACATTGCTTGTCAGGGTTTTTCTCTCCCCATTGGCGCCACAGGCAAGTGACAAGTAGTGTGGTCTGACCTCACAGCCCCCAGAGAAACCTACATTTTCTGCCCAAATCCATACAAGCACTGTTGTTTGTAAAGAATCAAGAATGTAACCACCATTTTGCAAAATAGTATGCATCAAAAACCTCCCCTAGGATTTGCGGACTTGGCTCAGTTAAACCAGAATTTGATCTAATATTGCACTTTCATCACAGGTTAGAAgtgatggagagagagaaaaatcccttatttttttgaaagatgtgCTGAATTGGGgttggaaaataattttggaatcTTTACAGTGATTCCCTGTTATAGACAGATTGCACTGATTGCACCCAAATCTAACAGATCAAGTTGAGACAAAAACCAATTATTCAAAAACCACCCTAAGTGAATCATCCATTCATACAAGAAACGTTTACTTCACCACAGAAGATGAGCTGGGGCAAAGTGAAAAAAGTTATTGTTGCTACCTAGAATAACAAAGAGACACCTGTAGACTTATACGTTGTTGAAATGTCCTATTTATCACGAAACAATTTTCAGTGGCAATGTTGCATTTGAGCCATATATTTTGGTGAACCCTGTGATTATTTGGTAAAGTACAGTATGTTTTAGATGGTGCAAAGGCTCCAACTTATTTGTATTCTGTCTAatgtaaagttattttttttaaaccttaggtTATCTCTGGTCCCCAGTTTGATGTagattttcaaaattagatAGCAAATATGTCAGAAAGTTAtcataaaacacatttcctttttcactgCAAATGGATTCTTATCTGATAATTTTGTCAGATTGGCAGGTCAGAATTTGCAGAAGTACAACCCCTATATTTATGAAATAGTTATAGCAGGAAATAATGTCCAATGACATACAAACTTGGATACAAATTActagataattttatttcaatacttACTCATTCCACGCCTAATTTTGAGGACTAGCATATATAAGGTGGACGGTTCACCTCAGTCGTTCCATCTGCACTTGCATCAGCTCTGCAGTCAAAATGAAATTCACTGTGAGTATACatgctattttcttcttatagACTAAAACTCTGATTTATAGCTATTGCCTTTATACCTCTTAAATGCCTATGTCTATTTCTACTATAGAAAGTTACTCTCTGGGGAAATTTCACTCCTCCAGAGGCTGCAGTTTAGACCATATTAACCTGAATAGATGAATTTTTGTAAAGGTTTAGCTATGCACTATTCAACCTATGCTAACCTTAGTGTGGTGTCCATTTTTGTCAATAGCCTTTTTGCAAATCTGGAGCAACACACTGTGGATCAAACCACTTTCTTGTGATGCCTATGCAGAGGAAatttaaattctctctcttcacTCTTGTAAAATATCTGTATATTATTATATAGATCTCTGTAGCAACTTCAGATTCAGCTCTTAAAAACGTAGACTACTAATGTGTACTTAGTTTGCATTATTCTGGGGTAAAACAAGAATGACTCACTTTAGGTGACAATTGTAAATCCAgtatgaaagcaaaaaatattcaagGAGTACACTTCAACATCAGATTAAGAAAAAGCCACTATGATTCTCATGACAAGATCTGTCAGCCAGACCTGCAgctacatttttatgttttcaatgttattttcagATTGTGGCTACAGTCCTTCTTGGACTCTTGCTGACTCCAGCTCTTGCTGAATACGTGAGTATAGTGACCAAATTTTACATTGATGCTCTGTTTATACATTCCCTGCTTCTTGAATTTCCCCCTGCCTTTAGGGAAAAGGaatctaagatttttttcacGCATAAAACTCTGAAACCACAGATGACAgttgtaaaatacagaaagtattCACTGAATCTATTAAAAGATTCTCAGAGCTACTAAAGAGTGCCTTACTCTTCTGTCATTTTGACAATATGGTGGTTGCTAAAGGCGCGATTTATGGGCCAGCATTTGCTATATTATAGCACTGCTCTTATAAAGCTTTGGGGATATAACTGACTACCGCTTGAAAGtctaaaaatgttaattttgtctTCTAGTTTCAGAATGTGAAATCAGTCAAGAAACAACCCTTCTACAGGAGAATCAACATTGGCATTGGCTACCAAATTCTGACCATCGATAGTGAGACCCTTGTGGCAGTTATTGAGGACAAAACAACCCGTGAATCATGGAAAACTGTTTGGAACTATGATACAGTGAGTGGCAAAGAGCAtgctttttcagaagatttATGAGGAGACGAGCTCCTAGAAAGCTGACCAACATAGACAgcttgtttctttattcttaaCATTTTGAGTCCAAGTTTTGGGGTAAAAACTTTCTATGTTcattactttgatttttaatacaGGCTTTATTTTGATCTCTgttactgaaaaactgaattccTAAGTCTCAACCTTTTTTATACAGGGCTTTATTGCAAGCAAAGTAGTGTCAGAGAATGTCTGCTACATTTCTAGAATGGACAAAATCGTGATGCCTGCTCTTTCTTCAATTGCTGTACTTGCTGAAGAGACTAAGGTAAGATGAAAAAAGGGGCAGTAACTTGTAAACTTGAACAGTAAAGAAAACTAAACTTTAAGTATGGGATATCAGAGAGCTATTTtcaacagcttttaaaacaatatttttttaaaagcaatctaCATTCATCATGAAATTGTATCAGTTTCAATGACATTGTATATTAACATAAtttgaaagctttgaaaaattaaaatatcttgttCTAGATACTTGCAAGGgagattttattgtttttgttacatagcacttaaaataattttataatgaTCTAAAGGATTATGTACTTTAGATTATCTACTTTTTAATACtgtgttgtattttaaaaaattagttttttagCACAATACTCTTCATAATCTGACATTCTTTGTATAAGAAAAGAATTTTCGAAACtctaatttctaaaaatacattttttaggAAGCTCTAGTTTGGGAACAGCAAATAGTCCAAtaacaacgacaacaaaacaTTTAGCTAAAATGTCAAGCCCTCATAAAACTTTTTCCAAAGAACTAATGTCCATACTAGTATAAGTCCAGCCCACAGAATTAgtgcaaaattttcaaaaatttcagcATTCAGCATATTAACCTTTTGTAGACATAGACTCCTCCTAAAGTCTGAGAACTAAATCCTTATAAAAATCCAGGCTTTAAAGGGAAAGAATGTGTGATGGGGACGAAAAATGGGGTAGTTATATAAGTTCAGGTTTGAGCAAAACCTTTCACCCCTAAATATAGTTCCAAGCTTGCTTTTACTAAGATGTATATCTGTGCCCTCTGAAGCCCTCTCAACTCACTGCTTACCAGCAAGAAGGAAGTGTATTTGAGTGGGCTTTCAGGAACCTTTTGATAAAATTCCACAGTAATTTTGAAAGTATAGAACAGTCTCAGTAATCCCTGCTAAGTGTCTCTTAACTGTGGAGTCCATCAAGCTGTTTCTTAAGagtatgttttctctttcttgagtAGACTAGGTTGTTGGAAGTGTCATGGTGATGtcttttttcaaaagaaaaagagtaggTGCATTCTACCCTCCCACTCTCCCCCCAGTctacattttctctgaaaaagtcTAAGTTCTGTAGTATGCtaagaaacaatttattttaggaaGCTTTCAGCAA
The Cygnus olor isolate bCygOlo1 chromosome 27, bCygOlo1.pri.v2, whole genome shotgun sequence DNA segment above includes these coding regions:
- the LOC121060490 gene encoding gastrokine-1-like, which produces MKFTIVIAFLGVLLAPAPADKNSKENIKRYHGEYSHYPLDDTAVDSGSNKHSEIWKTVWDTKTGYIATKVFTKKTCIISKADTRFFFPANERFSAPPQGDKESRPQHLPPRENRYIISKNRLHNLRPYGERIQNLCQGTPSYFAYPTPGSNFLREDVPCLKANMKKVLFVYCGL
- the GKN1 gene encoding gastrokine-1; the encoded protein is MKFTIVATVLLGLLLTPALAEYFQNVKSVKKQPFYRRINIGIGYQILTIDSETLVAVIEDKTTRESWKTVWNYDTGFIASKVVSENVCYISRMDKIVMPALSSIAVLAEETKNVKGERVVSKDIRYVISNRRIRDLNSYGPEIYSLCRGLTTYLAYQEQQQDQGSQVWYNQNSCYRLDVLNLLGIDYCQSQNV